In Sphingobium amiense, a genomic segment contains:
- a CDS encoding iron-sulfur cluster assembly scaffold protein produces the protein MNAPLYNKDILRLAASIPHHQRLANAQASVEKRSPTCGSRVTADVRMADGRIAEMGLDVKACALGQASAALMAAQAIGMSAAEMEQARDRLTAYLAGTSEDLDFWPGLAVLAPARGYPARHASIRLGFEAIAEAARMADA, from the coding sequence ATGAACGCGCCCCTTTACAACAAAGACATATTGCGGCTGGCCGCGAGCATCCCCCACCACCAACGCCTCGCGAACGCGCAGGCGAGCGTCGAGAAGCGGTCGCCGACCTGCGGATCACGGGTGACGGCGGATGTCCGCATGGCAGACGGGCGGATTGCGGAAATGGGGCTGGACGTGAAGGCCTGCGCATTGGGGCAGGCATCGGCGGCGCTGATGGCGGCGCAGGCAATCGGCATGAGCGCCGCGGAAATGGAGCAGGCGCGCGACCGGCTTACGGCCTATCTGGCAGGGACGAGCGAGGATCTGGATTTCTGGCCGGGCCTTGCGGTGCTGGCCCCGGCGCGAGGTTATCCCGCCCGGCACGCGTCGATCCGGCTGGGGTTCGAGGCCATCGCAGAAGCGGCCCGGATGGCGGACGCCTGA
- a CDS encoding YaiI/YqxD family protein, which produces MKILVDADACPVKEEIYKVAWRHEVPVTIVSNSPIRVPAHPLIERVVVSDGFDAADDWIAERADPLSVCVTADILLADRCLKARAAVLAPNGKPFTTSSIGAAVATRAIMADLRAGAVGDPVGGPAPFSKADRSRFLSALDEALVRLKRGR; this is translated from the coding sequence ATGAAGATACTGGTCGATGCCGACGCCTGCCCGGTGAAGGAGGAAATTTACAAGGTCGCGTGGCGGCACGAGGTGCCCGTCACCATCGTCAGCAACAGCCCGATCCGCGTACCAGCGCACCCGCTGATCGAGCGCGTGGTGGTGAGCGACGGGTTCGACGCGGCGGACGACTGGATCGCCGAGCGTGCCGACCCGCTCAGCGTCTGCGTCACCGCGGACATCCTGCTCGCCGACCGCTGCCTCAAGGCAAGGGCGGCCGTTCTGGCGCCCAACGGAAAGCCCTTCACCACCAGTTCCATCGGCGCGGCGGTGGCTACCCGCGCCATTATGGCCGACCTGCGCGCGGGCGCGGTGGGCGATCCGGTGGGCGGCCCGGCTCCTTTCTCGAAAGCGGACCGCTCCCGCTTCCTCTCGGCGCTGGACGAAGCGCTGGTGCGCCTCAAGCGGGGCCGCTGA
- a CDS encoding BaiN/RdsA family NAD(P)/FAD-dependent oxidoreductase, producing MTDHDAIVLGAGAAGMMCAAVAGQRGRRVLLVDHADAPGKKILISGGGRCNFTNIHTAPDRYLSANPHFAKSALGRYTAADFSALVDRYGIAWHEKTLGQLFCDSSARQIVAMLEEECARGGVAMALGQGVSAIDHADGLYRVKIGDSEHRAPALVLATGGPSIPKLGATGFAYDVARRFGLSIVQPRPALVPLTLGPEEQLFQSLSGVSTPVEVRWNRTRFREAALFTHRGLSGPAMLQISSYWQHRTPIHVDFLPDRKGEWLIDEKRARPRATLRRVLGEALPERLADALLDRLAMQGDLGALGDRALRHAGAQLSDWAFHPSGTEGYAKAEVTVGGIATANLSSRTMEATKAPGLYAIGEAVDVTGWLGGYNFQWAWSSGWAAGQAI from the coding sequence ATGACGGACCATGACGCCATCGTCCTTGGCGCAGGCGCTGCGGGCATGATGTGCGCGGCGGTCGCCGGGCAGCGAGGCAGGCGCGTGCTGCTGGTCGATCACGCCGATGCACCGGGCAAAAAGATCCTGATTTCGGGCGGCGGCCGGTGCAACTTCACCAACATCCATACCGCCCCCGACCGCTATCTTTCGGCCAATCCGCACTTCGCCAAGTCTGCCCTCGGCCGCTACACCGCCGCCGATTTCAGCGCGCTGGTCGACCGATATGGCATCGCCTGGCATGAAAAGACGCTGGGCCAGCTTTTCTGCGACAGCTCGGCGCGTCAGATCGTGGCGATGCTGGAGGAGGAATGCGCCAGAGGCGGCGTCGCCATGGCGCTGGGGCAGGGGGTCAGCGCGATCGACCATGCCGATGGCCTCTACCGCGTCAAAATCGGCGACAGTGAGCATCGCGCGCCCGCTCTGGTGCTGGCGACCGGCGGCCCTTCCATTCCCAAGCTCGGCGCGACGGGCTTCGCCTATGATGTGGCGCGTCGCTTCGGCCTGTCCATCGTTCAGCCGCGCCCTGCTCTCGTTCCGCTGACGCTCGGTCCCGAAGAGCAGCTTTTCCAGTCGCTGTCGGGCGTTTCCACGCCGGTCGAGGTGCGCTGGAACCGGACCCGTTTCCGCGAGGCGGCGCTGTTCACGCATCGCGGTCTCTCCGGCCCGGCGATGCTTCAGATCAGTTCCTACTGGCAGCACCGGACGCCCATCCACGTCGATTTCCTGCCGGACCGGAAGGGCGAATGGCTGATCGACGAAAAGCGCGCCCGTCCCCGCGCGACGCTCAGGCGCGTGCTCGGTGAAGCCCTGCCGGAACGGCTCGCCGACGCGCTGCTCGACCGGCTGGCGATGCAGGGCGACCTCGGCGCGCTCGGCGACAGGGCGCTGCGGCACGCGGGCGCGCAGCTTTCCGACTGGGCGTTCCATCCCTCGGGTACCGAAGGCTATGCCAAGGCCGAAGTGACGGTCGGCGGCATCGCCACCGCCAACCTGTCCTCCCGCACGATGGAAGCGACGAAAGCGCCCGGTCTTTACGCCATCGGGGAAGCGGTGGACGTCACCGGGTGGCTGGGCGGCTATAATTTCCAGTGGGCATGGTCCAGCGGCTGGGCGGCAGGACAGGCGATCTGA